Part of the Ruegeria sp. AD91A genome, CTATCCAACGGTCAGTCGAAAAGCGCAGGTGATGCAGCCGGCGAATCCGGACAAGGCCAATACCACGATTGCCATCGTTGCGACTGATGCTGCCCTGACCAAACCGCAGTGCCAGAGGTTGGCCGTTGCTGCCCATGACGGTATTGCCCGCGCCATTGTGCCCGCCCATACGCCCGGCGATGGTGATCTGGTGTTCGGGGTCAGCACCGGCGCGCGGGTGATCACCTCTGATGCCGAACCAGGTGTCATCGGGCACGCGGCTTCGCTTTGCCTGGCGCGGGCCATTGCGCGCGCCGTTTTTCTGGCGACTCCGGCAGCAGGCGACTTATTGCCGTGCTGGTCCGGGGTACATGACAAAAGTTAAGGACACCCTATTTGTCGCAGTGGCACAGTGAGCGCGCGCGGCAATCTGCGCGTTGACTCTTTTTTGCGCCGACGGTCCATTCGGCGCAGCCATATTGTATCGGAGCAAAAGCTATGAATCGCATCCTCGCTACCGCAATCGTCGGTCTTCTGGCCCTTCCTGCTTATGCTGAAGGCGACGCTGAGGCGGGCAAGAAAACCTTCAACAAGTGCAAGTCCTGCCACATGATCGCTGACCCGGAAGGCGAAGTGATCGTCAAGGGTGGCAAAACCGGCCCCAACCTCTATGGAATCGCTGGCCGCACCGCCGGTACCGTTGAGGGTTTCAAATACGGAGACAGCATCGTTGCTGCGGGTGAGAATGGTCTGGTCTGGGACGAAACTACATTTGTCGAATACGCGCAGGACCCAAAGGCATTCCTGAAATCCTATCTGGATGACACGTCTGCCAAGTCGAAAATGACATTCAAACTGAAAAAAGGAGGCGAAGACGTCTATGCCTATATCGCAAGTGTATCGGGTGAATAACACCTGATACTGTGCACCACTGCACAAGGACCAAAGGCCGCAGCCCCTGCGGCCTTTGGTGCGATTGATAACATTGTGGAACAGCGACACTTTGATATCAAACGGCGGTTCGCGGAAAACGCCGAAACGCCAAGCCGACCCGGCAACAGCTATATTCAACATCAGCGCCCGTCAGGCGGATTGGCAGCAGGAGAGGACAGATGGGTATCATGATCCCAGCTTGGGTCAATGGTGAGTTGACCCCTGTAGACAAGCTTGAAGTTCACGAAAAGGGACTCAAGCACAAGGCCGTATCGGTGTTTGTCGTTAGGGGTACCGAGATCCTGTTGCAGCGCCGGGCGCTCGGTAAATACCACACGCCCGGCCTTTGGGCGAACACCTGCTGTACGCATCCAGATTGGGACGAAAGCTCGTCCACCTGTGCCGTGCGCCGCCTGCATGAAGAGCTTGGCATCACAGGTCTTTATCCCGAATACCGACACCGTCTGGAATACCACGCCGACGTGGGCAACAGCATGGTGGAAAACGAGGTTGTCGACGTCTTTCTGGCCCATGTTCGCGGCCCGCTGAAAATCGCGCCCAACCCGGATGAAGTAATGGAAATCCGTTGGATCGATTATCACGATCTGCTGGCCGAGGTGAAACGTCATCCGGACCGGTTTACGCCCTGGCTGAAGATATACCTTCACAACCACGCCGACACGATTTTTGGCCCTGATCTGATCATTTCGGCCAAATCCTGACCCAGGCTGAAAATCCGTGCCTTGCAAGGGCGGCTCAGGCCGCCTAAATCAACGCGTTATGGCCAAACAGAAGACAGACCCGAATTACAAGGTAATTGCCGAGAACCGGCGCGCCCGCTTCGATTATGCAATCGAAGAGGACATCGAATGCGGTATCGTTCTGCAAGGGTCCGAAGTCAAATCCCTGCGCGCGGGCGGCTCCAACATCGCCGAAAGCTATGCCATCGTCGATGACGGAGAGTTGTGGCTGGTCAACAGCTACATCGCGCCGTATGAGCAGGCCAAAGTGTTCAAGCATGAAGAGCGCCGCCGTCGCAAGCTGCTAGTGTCCCGCAAACAGATGTCCGATTTGTGGAATGCAACCCAGCGCAAGGGCATGACGCTGGTGCCGTTGGTTTTGTATTTCAACCACAAGGGGCTGGCCAAGATTAAGATCGGCATCGCTAAGGGTAAGAAAACCCATGACAAGCGCGAAACCCAGGCCAAGCGCGATTGGTCACGGCAGAAACAACGCTTGTTGAAAGACCACAGCTAGAACGCCATCGCCGCCTGTACCGCGCGTTGCCAACGGTCATAGGCCGCATCGCGGTCGGCTTGGTCCTGCGTT contains:
- the idi gene encoding isopentenyl-diphosphate Delta-isomerase encodes the protein MGIMIPAWVNGELTPVDKLEVHEKGLKHKAVSVFVVRGTEILLQRRALGKYHTPGLWANTCCTHPDWDESSSTCAVRRLHEELGITGLYPEYRHRLEYHADVGNSMVENEVVDVFLAHVRGPLKIAPNPDEVMEIRWIDYHDLLAEVKRHPDRFTPWLKIYLHNHADTIFGPDLIISAKS
- the smpB gene encoding SsrA-binding protein SmpB; this translates as MAKQKTDPNYKVIAENRRARFDYAIEEDIECGIVLQGSEVKSLRAGGSNIAESYAIVDDGELWLVNSYIAPYEQAKVFKHEERRRRKLLVSRKQMSDLWNATQRKGMTLVPLVLYFNHKGLAKIKIGIAKGKKTHDKRETQAKRDWSRQKQRLLKDHS
- a CDS encoding cytochrome c family protein; this encodes MNRILATAIVGLLALPAYAEGDAEAGKKTFNKCKSCHMIADPEGEVIVKGGKTGPNLYGIAGRTAGTVEGFKYGDSIVAAGENGLVWDETTFVEYAQDPKAFLKSYLDDTSAKSKMTFKLKKGGEDVYAYIASVSGE